From the Cohaesibacter sp. ES.047 genome, one window contains:
- the istA gene encoding IS21 family transposase → MKRLPMRKIREALRLSCEGMSTRQAASSLSIGGTTLREYLYRAKEAGLSWPLPADLSDSDLEKLLYPIRDKDDTKPIPLPDWTCVHAELRRKGVTLMLLWQEYREAHPDGYGYSRYCELYTRWEGKLRPVMRQRYAGGETLFVDYAGQTVDVACPKTGEIRTAQIFVATLGASSYSYCEATWTQSLPDWIGSHTRALAFFGGVPGMIVPDNLKSGVTKACFYDPVINRTYGDMAAHYDTAVVPARPRKPRDKAKVETAVQLAERWILAKLRNHQFFGLDELNAAIRPLQDQLNGKVTRHLGASRRSLFETLDKPALKPLPKEPYVYAEWKKCRAGLDYHVDIDHHYYSVPYQLLRQDLWVRITARTIEIFHKSQRVAAHARSSGNRQHTTLREHMPANHRFRSGWTPEAMREKAVRIGPHVETFVDVVMRKRNHPEQGYRTCMGVLRLAKSFGSDRLDAACEPALVINAHSYTSVQSILKSGLDRKRREKPSDGPVITHSNIRGSQYFH, encoded by the coding sequence ATGAAGAGATTGCCAATGCGAAAAATAAGAGAAGCTCTCCGCCTGTCTTGTGAGGGTATGTCAACCCGTCAGGCCGCTTCCAGTCTGTCGATAGGTGGCACGACATTGCGCGAGTATCTGTACCGCGCGAAAGAGGCCGGACTATCCTGGCCGTTGCCTGCAGATCTGAGCGATTCCGATCTCGAGAAATTGCTTTATCCCATCCGGGACAAGGATGACACCAAGCCGATCCCGTTGCCAGACTGGACTTGCGTGCATGCGGAGCTGCGCCGCAAGGGCGTGACGCTGATGCTCCTGTGGCAGGAATACCGTGAAGCCCATCCTGATGGTTATGGCTATAGTCGGTATTGCGAACTCTATACCCGCTGGGAAGGCAAACTCAGGCCTGTGATGCGCCAGCGCTATGCAGGCGGCGAGACATTGTTCGTCGACTATGCAGGCCAGACTGTGGATGTGGCCTGCCCCAAGACCGGTGAGATCAGGACGGCCCAAATCTTTGTGGCCACGCTCGGCGCATCGAGCTACAGCTATTGTGAGGCGACCTGGACCCAGAGCCTGCCGGATTGGATTGGCAGCCACACCCGGGCTCTTGCCTTCTTCGGCGGCGTGCCGGGTATGATCGTGCCTGATAATCTCAAGTCAGGGGTGACGAAGGCCTGCTTTTACGACCCGGTGATCAATCGCACCTATGGCGATATGGCAGCTCATTACGATACTGCCGTTGTGCCAGCCCGGCCCCGCAAACCACGCGATAAGGCCAAGGTCGAGACGGCTGTGCAATTGGCCGAGCGCTGGATTCTGGCCAAGCTTCGCAATCACCAATTCTTTGGCCTCGATGAACTGAATGCCGCCATCCGGCCATTACAGGATCAATTGAATGGCAAGGTGACCCGGCATCTGGGTGCAAGCCGCCGGTCCTTGTTCGAGACCCTGGACAAACCAGCTCTGAAGCCGTTACCCAAAGAGCCTTATGTCTATGCTGAATGGAAGAAGTGCCGGGCCGGGCTCGATTATCATGTCGACATTGATCACCATTATTACTCGGTGCCCTATCAATTGCTGCGTCAGGATCTCTGGGTTCGGATTACAGCCCGCACCATCGAGATTTTCCATAAAAGTCAGAGAGTTGCCGCACATGCCCGGTCATCGGGTAACCGCCAACATACGACACTGCGGGAGCATATGCCAGCCAATCATCGCTTCCGTTCAGGCTGGACACCAGAGGCCATGCGCGAGAAAGCTGTCAGGATAGGCCCCCATGTTGAGACCTTCGTGGATGTCGTCATGCGCAAACGAAACCATCCTGAACAAGGCTATCGCACCTGCATGGGTGTCCTTCGGTTAGCCAAGAGTTTTGGGTCCGATCGCCTCGATGCAGCCTGCGAGCCGGCACTCGTCATCAATGCCCATTCCTATACATCCGTACAGTCCATTCTCAAAAGTGGGCTGGATCGCAAACGTCGAGAAAAGCCCTCGGACGGCCCTGTGATCACTCACTCCAATATCCGTGGGTCTCAATACTTCCATTAA
- a CDS encoding DUF2066 domain-containing protein, giving the protein MRFIAENLKFLFPVLLLCHPGIPAASEDADLYRATTFVTGEREETRIPSIQDTFRQVLVKVSGTSSLLKVSNLEDEIDKAGDYVAGYSYRDRMEGIPHHDEQGSRDRPFDLTVHFDPEKIDAIISKFGFHKWQLPRPRILSLVKVEFKGSGFFLANDTDKGIGQREALMAEADKLGLEVALPDIAKLEEVKMENLSSTTLNEFAEYLGGDIALRGVLTWDDSYLHWKSRWQMRVAGQDNQWEGTEETFDSSFRAALGTVAEILSQSR; this is encoded by the coding sequence ATGCGTTTTATTGCAGAGAATCTAAAGTTCCTTTTTCCGGTGCTGCTGCTCTGTCATCCGGGCATACCAGCGGCTTCGGAAGATGCCGACCTATACAGAGCCACCACTTTCGTAACAGGAGAGCGTGAAGAAACAAGGATACCTAGTATTCAAGACACCTTCAGGCAGGTTCTTGTAAAGGTCTCAGGAACGTCTAGTCTCCTGAAGGTCAGCAACCTTGAGGACGAAATAGATAAGGCTGGCGATTATGTGGCTGGATACAGCTATCGCGACCGAATGGAAGGGATTCCCCACCATGATGAACAGGGCTCGCGAGACCGCCCATTTGATCTGACGGTGCACTTCGATCCAGAAAAGATCGATGCCATAATCAGCAAGTTCGGGTTTCACAAGTGGCAGTTGCCACGCCCCAGAATTTTGTCTCTCGTTAAAGTCGAGTTCAAGGGAAGCGGCTTCTTTCTTGCTAATGACACGGATAAGGGCATTGGTCAACGCGAAGCATTGATGGCCGAAGCGGACAAGTTAGGGCTTGAAGTCGCCCTACCAGACATCGCAAAGCTAGAGGAGGTAAAAATGGAAAATTTGTCCTCGACAACTCTCAATGAATTTGCTGAATATCTGGGCGGCGATATTGCCCTGCGCGGAGTTCTTACATGGGATGACAGTTATCTTCATTGGAAATCGCGCTGGCAAATGCGAGTTGCCGGGCAGGATAACCAGTGGGAGGGGACGGAAGAAACCTTTGATAGCTCGTTTCGTGCCGCTCTTGGTACCGTTGCTGAGATTCTATCGCAGTCAAGATGA
- a CDS encoding transposase, which yields MPNSHFTEEFKIEAVKQITERGYSVAEVSERLGVSSHSLYAWKLP from the coding sequence ATGCCCAATTCCCATTTCACTGAAGAATTCAAGATTGAAGCCGTCAAGCAAATCACCGAGCGAGGGTACTCCGTTGCAGAGGTATCTGAGCGGCTTGGTGTCAGTAGCCATTCGCTTTATGCGTGGAAACTGCCATGA
- a CDS encoding LysE family translocator: MALDTWLAYTIACIVLTLIPGPSVLLVISLSLTRGRLAALMCILGDVIGSIILMGLSFAGVGAILATSAFVFQSVKWAGVLYLAYLGYKQIRSARLNTAEAAPLTHEGHGGWNSFWVGTVTAILNPKAIVFYIAFLAQFIDPNTNLSVQLGLLTLTSSLVVIILLGGYAFIADKARAALKSSEALKRVEYAGGGLMIGGSVLMATTR; the protein is encoded by the coding sequence ATGGCACTGGACACATGGCTAGCCTACACGATCGCTTGTATTGTGTTGACCCTAATTCCGGGGCCTAGTGTTTTGCTCGTGATCAGCCTGTCACTGACGCGAGGGCGACTGGCGGCATTGATGTGTATTCTCGGTGACGTCATAGGCAGCATAATCCTCATGGGGCTGTCATTTGCAGGTGTTGGTGCGATCCTGGCAACCTCTGCATTTGTGTTTCAATCCGTCAAATGGGCGGGAGTGCTGTATCTGGCTTATCTTGGCTACAAACAAATCCGTTCAGCGCGCCTGAACACCGCTGAAGCCGCCCCTCTCACTCATGAAGGGCATGGTGGTTGGAACAGCTTTTGGGTTGGTACCGTAACTGCCATCCTCAATCCCAAGGCGATTGTCTTCTATATCGCCTTTCTTGCACAGTTCATTGATCCGAACACAAACCTGTCTGTACAACTGGGCCTTCTAACGCTGACGTCCAGTCTTGTGGTCATCATATTGCTTGGAGGCTACGCCTTCATCGCCGATAAGGCACGTGCGGCCCTTAAAAGCTCAGAGGCACTAAAGCGTGTGGAATATGCTGGTGGAGGTCTCATGATTGGCGGAAGCGTTCTCATGGCAACGACGCGATGA
- a CDS encoding transposase family protein: MHHRFQCESLVPYGFSVNSIQIAGGSVQIQLRPRSRSGVCPDCGQPSRRIQSRYIRRVADLPLGGRCVQLVIKVRRFWCGKVLCGRRIVCERFDDRALARYSRRTQRLETIVHHLG; this comes from the coding sequence ATGCATCATCGATTTCAGTGCGAAAGCCTCGTGCCTTACGGCTTTTCAGTAAATTCAATCCAAATCGCCGGAGGGAGTGTGCAAATTCAGCTGCGGCCACGTTCTCGTTCAGGGGTATGTCCCGACTGCGGGCAGCCAAGTCGACGCATTCAAAGCCGATATATAAGACGAGTTGCAGACCTTCCCCTCGGCGGGCGGTGCGTACAACTGGTTATCAAGGTCCGTCGTTTCTGGTGTGGCAAAGTTCTGTGCGGGCGACGGATAGTCTGTGAGAGGTTTGATGACCGTGCCTTGGCTCGCTACAGTCGGCGAACCCAACGCTTGGAGACTATCGTTCACCACCTCGGCTGA
- a CDS encoding NAD(P)-dependent oxidoreductase, producing MHGSDAIGFIGLGTMGTPIALRLAETGVPLVIWNRTSSRTDPLREAGAVIAAIAEDVFAQCQTILLMLADEVAIDAVLSRNTDGFASLVANKLVVSMGTVSADYSESLSVDISLARGRYVEAPVSGSKKPAQLGQLVSLLAGNDEETKVVRQLLQPCCKDVFECGQIPKALQMKFAVNSYLINMVTGLAEAWNLAEQNGLDTALFTNILNAGPMASDVSRTKLAKLCTGDMSRQAGIQDVWKNCQLVMESASSVEAPSPLMKVCSSLYREAVEMGLEKEDMISVGKALKKRKNIAGSKM from the coding sequence ATGCACGGAAGTGATGCGATCGGCTTTATTGGCCTTGGCACCATGGGAACGCCTATCGCTCTTAGGCTCGCAGAAACAGGTGTACCGCTTGTCATCTGGAACCGAACATCCTCTCGTACCGATCCGCTGAGAGAAGCGGGCGCAGTTATTGCTGCAATTGCAGAAGATGTGTTTGCTCAATGCCAGACCATCCTGCTTATGCTTGCTGATGAGGTCGCTATTGATGCTGTTCTGTCCCGAAATACAGATGGCTTCGCATCTTTGGTGGCCAATAAACTCGTAGTTTCAATGGGAACCGTATCTGCGGATTACTCAGAATCCTTATCCGTGGACATTTCTCTGGCACGAGGCAGATATGTCGAAGCCCCTGTCTCAGGTTCCAAGAAACCAGCTCAACTTGGACAACTTGTCAGTCTTCTGGCGGGCAACGATGAGGAAACGAAGGTGGTCCGCCAGCTTCTTCAGCCATGTTGCAAAGACGTTTTTGAGTGCGGACAGATCCCCAAGGCTCTTCAGATGAAGTTTGCAGTAAACAGCTACCTGATCAATATGGTCACCGGGCTGGCCGAAGCATGGAACTTGGCTGAACAAAACGGATTGGACACTGCGCTTTTCACAAACATCTTGAATGCAGGTCCGATGGCGAGTGATGTTTCCAGAACCAAACTTGCCAAGCTCTGTACCGGTGATATGTCCCGACAGGCAGGCATTCAGGATGTTTGGAAGAATTGCCAACTCGTGATGGAAAGCGCCAGCTCCGTCGAAGCTCCATCACCCTTGATGAAGGTTTGTTCAAGCCTCTATCGAGAGGCCGTCGAGATGGGTTTGGAAAAGGAGGATATGATTTCGGTGGGAAAGGCATTGAAGAAGAGAAAAAACATCGCTGGTTCTAAAATGTAA
- the thiC gene encoding phosphomethylpyrimidine synthase ThiC: MQNLSFTVTTGPLPASHRIWIDGAQYPDIHVPMRAIAVHPTAGEPPVIAYDSSGPYTDPDADIEISRGLARLREDWIAARNDTVSYQGRVIKPEDNGFAEGERLTPPFPIRHTPRRAANGEAVTQMAYAQAGIITPEMEFVAIRENLGRAAQSQSQAPDGEAFGACIPDVVTAEFVRSEIAKGRAIIPSNINHPEAEPMIIGRNFLVKINANIGNSAVTSSMAEEVEKMVWATRWGADTVMDLSTGRNIHNIRDWIIRNSPVPIGTVPLYQALEKVGGIAEDLSWDVFRDTLIEQAEQGVDYFTIHAGVRLHMIPMTVERVTGIVSRGGSIMAKWCLHHHRESFLYEHFEEICEIARAYDVSFSLGDGLRPGSIADANDEAQFAELETLGELTQIAWDKQCQVMIEGPGHVPMHKIKSNMDKQLETCGEAPFYTLGPLTTDIAPGYDHITSGIGAAMIGWFGTAMLCYVTPKEHLGLPDRDDVKTGVITYKIAAHAADLAKGHPAARIRDDALSRARFEFRWEDQFNLSLDPETARSMHDETLPKEAHKVAHFCSMCGPKFCSMRISHDIRAEAQKEGMEKMAEKFRETGELYMPLDSSH; the protein is encoded by the coding sequence ATGCAGAATCTCTCATTTACCGTCACCACTGGCCCACTACCCGCATCACATCGCATATGGATTGATGGCGCCCAATACCCCGATATTCACGTCCCGATGCGGGCCATTGCTGTCCATCCGACCGCAGGCGAGCCGCCCGTGATCGCATATGACAGCTCCGGCCCTTACACCGATCCAGATGCTGACATCGAAATCAGCAGAGGGTTGGCTCGTCTGAGAGAAGACTGGATCGCAGCACGAAACGATACCGTTTCCTATCAAGGCCGAGTGATAAAACCAGAGGACAACGGATTTGCGGAAGGGGAACGGCTCACACCGCCTTTCCCGATAAGGCACACACCGAGACGAGCGGCGAATGGCGAGGCGGTCACCCAAATGGCCTATGCCCAAGCGGGCATTATCACACCGGAAATGGAGTTTGTGGCCATTCGCGAAAATCTGGGCCGAGCCGCGCAAAGCCAATCTCAGGCTCCTGATGGCGAAGCATTCGGCGCCTGCATTCCGGACGTCGTAACCGCTGAGTTTGTCCGTAGTGAAATCGCCAAGGGCCGGGCCATTATCCCCTCCAACATCAATCATCCCGAAGCCGAACCGATGATTATCGGTCGGAATTTTCTGGTAAAGATCAACGCCAACATCGGCAACTCCGCCGTCACCTCTTCCATGGCTGAAGAAGTGGAGAAGATGGTTTGGGCCACCCGCTGGGGTGCCGACACGGTGATGGATCTCTCGACCGGGCGCAACATCCACAATATCCGCGACTGGATCATTCGCAACTCTCCAGTACCAATCGGAACGGTGCCCCTGTATCAGGCCCTCGAGAAAGTGGGCGGCATTGCCGAAGACTTGAGCTGGGACGTATTCCGCGACACCCTGATCGAACAGGCAGAACAGGGCGTGGACTATTTCACGATCCATGCGGGTGTACGCCTGCACATGATTCCGATGACCGTCGAGCGTGTCACGGGCATTGTCAGTCGGGGTGGATCGATCATGGCGAAGTGGTGCCTGCACCATCACCGGGAGAGCTTCCTTTATGAGCATTTCGAAGAGATCTGCGAGATTGCCCGCGCCTATGATGTCAGTTTCAGTCTGGGCGATGGCCTTCGCCCCGGCTCTATCGCCGATGCCAATGATGAGGCCCAGTTCGCAGAGCTGGAGACACTTGGTGAACTGACGCAGATCGCGTGGGACAAGCAATGTCAGGTCATGATTGAAGGCCCCGGACATGTCCCGATGCACAAGATCAAGTCCAACATGGACAAGCAGCTTGAAACCTGCGGAGAAGCACCCTTTTACACTCTTGGACCTCTCACAACCGATATCGCACCGGGCTACGACCACATCACGTCGGGGATCGGCGCTGCGATGATTGGCTGGTTTGGAACAGCGATGCTCTGCTATGTGACCCCAAAGGAGCATCTGGGTCTACCCGACAGGGATGATGTCAAAACAGGGGTGATTACCTACAAGATTGCCGCCCATGCAGCCGATCTTGCCAAGGGTCACCCGGCGGCCCGGATCCGTGATGATGCCTTGTCGCGCGCGCGCTTCGAGTTTCGTTGGGAAGACCAGTTCAACCTGTCCCTTGACCCGGAAACCGCACGATCGATGCATGATGAAACCTTGCCAAAGGAAGCACACAAGGTTGCGCATTTCTGCTCCATGTGCGGTCCCAAATTCTGTTCCATGCGCATCTCCCACGACATTCGTGCCGAAGCACAGAAGGAAGGCATGGAAAAAATGGCCGAGAAATTCCGGGAAACAGGAGAGCTCTATATGCCATTGGATTCTTCCCACTAA
- a CDS encoding NUDIX hydrolase gives MCASQTPLPTDRPIAGVLAAVIRDNKVLLVRRANRPDAGRWVFPGGKVEKGEPLLDAAMRELREETGVLGKGLKILSAVDAFDKNADGEVEQHFILIVTLCQYLGGSLKAGDDAVDARWVELDQLRTLDLARSFDLAELVRQAAQMMGKPQR, from the coding sequence ATGTGTGCATCTCAAACGCCCCTCCCCACAGACAGACCGATTGCCGGAGTTCTTGCTGCCGTGATCAGGGATAACAAAGTGCTCCTTGTGCGCCGCGCAAACCGGCCGGATGCTGGACGTTGGGTCTTCCCGGGTGGCAAGGTGGAAAAAGGAGAGCCTTTGCTAGACGCTGCCATGCGAGAGTTGCGCGAAGAAACGGGTGTCCTTGGCAAGGGCCTCAAGATCCTTTCGGCCGTCGACGCTTTTGACAAGAATGCAGACGGAGAGGTGGAGCAGCATTTCATTCTCATCGTTACTTTGTGCCAATATCTTGGGGGGAGTTTGAAAGCTGGCGATGATGCCGTTGATGCGCGGTGGGTGGAGCTGGATCAACTACGCACGCTTGACCTTGCGCGCAGTTTTGATCTCGCCGAGTTAGTACGGCAAGCAGCCCAAATGATGGGGAAACCACAGCGCTAG
- a CDS encoding LysR substrate-binding domain-containing protein: MSPSFDIDALRTVVAGIDLGSFARAAIQLGRSQSAVSMQLKKLEQQAGTQLFTRKGRGLVPTEAGEAFVAYARRIVALNDEAALAMGAATTRASVRVGMPQDFFDDVMPATLATFGQRHDAVHVEVRAGENHRIAEEVRAGRLDAAIAFYKSGSPMEGELLFELPMIWLAHENWRERIIDPQAIPLVLFNHPCLFRQAALSSLERQGVRWRAALTTPSLPGVWASLRSGLGIAVRTDYGRPQDMVSLREELGLPELPAIELRLLRAPNISPVAEPLAAILRQETLERVGSNTAG, from the coding sequence GTGTCCCCGTCTTTTGATATTGATGCTCTTCGTACGGTCGTTGCAGGCATAGATCTTGGCAGTTTCGCACGCGCGGCAATCCAGCTCGGCCGGTCGCAATCCGCGGTTAGCATGCAACTGAAAAAGCTTGAGCAGCAGGCCGGGACGCAGCTGTTCACGCGCAAGGGGCGTGGTCTGGTGCCCACTGAAGCGGGTGAGGCATTCGTCGCCTATGCCCGACGCATCGTTGCGCTCAACGATGAGGCTGCTCTCGCCATGGGAGCGGCCACGACAAGAGCATCTGTGCGTGTGGGGATGCCTCAGGATTTCTTTGATGATGTCATGCCCGCGACACTGGCCACCTTCGGGCAGCGGCATGATGCCGTGCATGTTGAGGTGCGTGCTGGCGAAAACCATCGGATTGCGGAAGAGGTCAGGGCAGGTCGTCTGGACGCTGCGATTGCATTCTACAAATCAGGCAGCCCCATGGAGGGCGAGCTGCTGTTCGAGCTTCCCATGATATGGCTCGCGCACGAGAATTGGAGAGAGAGGATCATTGATCCGCAGGCTATTCCTCTGGTCCTGTTCAACCATCCCTGTCTGTTTCGGCAAGCTGCCCTGTCATCTCTGGAGCGGCAAGGGGTCCGCTGGAGAGCTGCCTTGACAACACCCAGCTTGCCGGGTGTCTGGGCGTCTTTACGATCGGGTTTGGGCATCGCAGTGCGCACAGACTATGGAAGGCCGCAGGATATGGTGTCTTTGCGGGAGGAACTCGGATTGCCTGAGTTGCCGGCGATAGAGCTTCGTTTGCTTCGCGCCCCGAACATCTCGCCTGTTGCAGAGCCTCTGGCTGCAATCTTGCGGCAAGAGACCCTTGAACGTGTCGGGTCCAACACGGCCGGGTGA
- the istB gene encoding IS21-like element helper ATPase IstB, with protein sequence MLIHPTLDKLRSLKLDGMAEAFAELEGQDGSANLTHAEWLALLVERESVNRETKRFESRMRAARLRHVGASPEDVNYGARRGLDKALFQTLLTSKWIGDKRNLSIVGPCGVGKTWLACALAQAACRDGITVLYKRTSRLFDELELAHGDGRFPRLFRTLTKAQLLILDDWGPDRLNASQRRDLLEIVEERYGNSSTLITSQLPISTWHDVIGEPTFADAILDRFVHNSYRIELEGQSFRKTHVKMDDETGQN encoded by the coding sequence ATGCTGATACATCCAACCCTGGACAAATTACGATCCCTCAAACTCGATGGCATGGCCGAGGCCTTTGCCGAGCTTGAGGGGCAAGATGGCTCCGCTAACCTGACCCATGCCGAATGGTTGGCTCTTCTGGTCGAGCGGGAAAGCGTCAATCGCGAAACCAAGCGGTTTGAAAGCAGAATGCGGGCTGCTCGCCTGCGTCATGTCGGCGCCTCACCGGAAGACGTCAATTATGGGGCACGGCGCGGTCTCGACAAAGCCCTGTTCCAGACCTTACTGACGTCCAAATGGATCGGCGACAAAAGGAATTTGAGCATCGTCGGGCCATGCGGGGTCGGCAAGACTTGGCTTGCGTGCGCCCTTGCACAGGCTGCTTGCCGGGATGGCATCACGGTCCTGTACAAGCGCACCTCGCGCCTGTTCGATGAGCTGGAATTGGCTCACGGCGATGGGCGCTTCCCACGTCTGTTCAGGACCCTCACGAAAGCACAGTTGCTTATTCTTGATGATTGGGGACCGGATCGCCTCAATGCCAGCCAGCGGCGCGACTTGCTTGAAATCGTCGAAGAAAGATATGGCAATAGTTCGACGCTCATTACCAGCCAACTGCCCATCAGCACATGGCATGATGTCATTGGCGAGCCGACCTTCGCAGATGCCATCCTCGACAGGTTCGTGCACAACTCCTATCGCATCGAACTCGAGGGGCAATCCTTCCGAAAAACTCACGTCAAAATGGATGACGAAACCGGCCAGAACTGA
- a CDS encoding DUF6538 domain-containing protein, whose translation MCSKKCSNRRWPDDVATLVKRVQFMSGLIKRGKGTFHFRMRVPKEYVGIAGKTEIHRTLKTDSARQAAELAPAMRKGILDELEALKLLQDQPTSTDAYRAAQDIVKKRGLNYLPSESLLLAPLEETLVRFEKLAEGDDVGAARALLGGVEEPGLRLSELVGNVEEFCAHDNRHKNDDQLRKWRNPRKKAVRNLMKSIGNKDILVSEIDAAAVQKHKMFWQKKVSSGKTADSDVSAQSFQQHPRTHSGLSARL comes from the coding sequence ATGTGTAGCAAAAAGTGTAGCAACCGTCGTTGGCCGGACGACGTTGCAACACTGGTGAAAAGGGTACAATTCATGAGCGGTTTGATCAAGCGCGGAAAAGGGACTTTCCATTTCAGGATGCGGGTCCCGAAGGAATATGTCGGTATCGCCGGAAAGACCGAGATCCATCGAACATTGAAGACAGACAGCGCTCGCCAGGCCGCCGAATTGGCTCCAGCCATGAGGAAGGGAATCTTGGACGAGCTTGAGGCTTTGAAGCTTCTTCAGGACCAGCCGACTAGTACCGATGCCTACCGGGCTGCTCAAGATATCGTCAAAAAACGAGGTCTCAACTATCTGCCGTCTGAGTCATTGCTGTTGGCTCCGCTGGAGGAGACCCTGGTTCGCTTCGAAAAACTTGCGGAAGGAGATGATGTTGGGGCTGCCCGTGCTCTTCTCGGAGGTGTTGAAGAGCCAGGTTTGCGGTTGTCAGAATTGGTGGGCAACGTTGAAGAATTCTGCGCTCATGACAACAGGCACAAGAATGACGACCAATTGCGCAAATGGCGTAACCCAAGGAAAAAGGCGGTCCGAAATCTGATGAAATCAATCGGAAACAAGGACATCCTCGTATCAGAAATCGACGCCGCCGCTGTCCAAAAACACAAGATGTTCTGGCAGAAAAAAGTCTCTTCGGGAAAAACTGCGGATTCCGACGTATCCGCGCAGTCATTCCAACAACATCCGCGCACCCATTCCGGGCTATCCGCGCGGCTCTGA
- a CDS encoding ABC transporter substrate-binding protein, producing the protein MLFSKTSFIQASLIAVGIIGAATAWAAEPIEVGQTYLTRGVEPTKGSNGWALVSHGIGENLFSVDEKGALVPQLANDAKRTGDLTWEIELAPGNFFSDGSAVDAKTLAAGFEEVFADNKAALATGGKLSFEALADLTLKVTTEKPVPRIQALFAEWPLIAFKPTGDGQAVFSGPYAVTSFKADSDIELVPNAYYEGAENRSPVTIHKFGDAQAMTLALESGELDLAFGLPSETVSRLNSNPDLTVKSFPVGYQYFAWLNTTRPALSDKRVRQALDLTFDRKELVAAINGGLPAIGAYAPYFPFAAKQARPTDLEKAASLLEEAGWVKGSDGVRTKDGVALTLLALTYPQRPDLVTMLPVVKAELARVGIALETRIVDNISQVVGEGEYDIALWAQHTAPSGDPAFFLNSMLATGASMNHAKYSSKAFDAIVAKFASESDANNRNALALEAQTQLFEDVPISFLVSPVWYAGMSKRLENYQPWGSDYHVLRADIGE; encoded by the coding sequence ATGCTCTTCAGCAAAACCAGCTTTATTCAGGCCTCACTAATCGCGGTCGGCATTATCGGCGCTGCCACGGCTTGGGCGGCAGAACCGATCGAAGTCGGCCAAACCTATCTCACTAGAGGCGTTGAACCCACCAAGGGGTCCAATGGCTGGGCTCTGGTCAGCCATGGCATTGGCGAGAATCTGTTCTCCGTTGATGAGAAAGGCGCGTTGGTGCCCCAACTCGCAAACGATGCCAAAAGGACAGGTGATCTGACTTGGGAAATCGAGCTCGCACCCGGCAATTTCTTCTCTGACGGCTCTGCTGTTGATGCGAAAACTCTGGCTGCCGGTTTTGAAGAAGTCTTTGCCGACAACAAAGCTGCATTGGCAACAGGAGGCAAACTGAGCTTTGAAGCTTTGGCTGATCTCACCCTTAAAGTGACCACTGAGAAGCCTGTGCCACGCATTCAAGCCCTGTTTGCCGAATGGCCTCTGATTGCCTTCAAGCCTACGGGTGATGGGCAGGCTGTTTTTTCCGGTCCGTATGCGGTCACTAGCTTCAAGGCGGACTCTGACATCGAGTTGGTTCCCAATGCCTATTATGAAGGTGCCGAAAACCGCTCGCCTGTCACTATTCACAAATTCGGCGATGCTCAAGCAATGACTTTGGCGCTGGAATCCGGCGAACTCGATTTGGCATTCGGATTACCCTCCGAGACGGTCTCTCGGCTCAATTCCAATCCTGATCTCACGGTCAAGTCATTCCCTGTCGGCTATCAGTATTTTGCATGGCTAAATACAACTCGCCCGGCCTTGTCCGACAAGCGCGTGCGTCAAGCTCTTGATCTAACATTTGATCGCAAAGAGTTGGTTGCTGCGATCAACGGTGGCTTGCCTGCAATTGGCGCCTATGCTCCTTACTTCCCCTTTGCAGCCAAACAAGCTCGACCTACGGATCTCGAAAAAGCCGCGTCTCTGCTCGAGGAAGCGGGGTGGGTGAAAGGATCTGATGGAGTGCGCACAAAGGATGGCGTAGCCCTGACGCTGTTAGCTTTGACCTACCCACAACGCCCTGATCTCGTCACGATGCTGCCGGTGGTCAAAGCGGAGTTGGCACGTGTTGGTATTGCTCTCGAAACCCGAATTGTCGACAACATTTCGCAAGTCGTTGGCGAAGGGGAATATGACATCGCCTTGTGGGCGCAACATACCGCACCAAGCGGAGATCCGGCGTTCTTTCTTAACTCCATGCTGGCTACTGGTGCGTCTATGAACCACGCCAAATATTCGTCTAAGGCATTTGATGCCATTGTCGCCAAATTTGCGAGTGAGAGCGACGCAAACAACCGCAATGCACTGGCTTTGGAAGCACAAACACAACTGTTCGAGGATGTTCCGATCAGTTTCCTTGTCTCTCCGGTCTGGTATGCCGGGATGTCCAAACGTTTGGAGAACTACCAGCCATGGGGTTCTGACTATCACGTGCTGCGCGCCGATATTGGTGAATAG